The following is a genomic window from Prunus persica cultivar Lovell chromosome G7, Prunus_persica_NCBIv2, whole genome shotgun sequence.
GAGGTTCCATGCTTCTGATTCATGGAAGTCAACTACCAAACAATGTCTATGCTCCTCCCCCTACCCCAATTCAACTACCTTACCTTCTGCACttacttaaaaattaaagtaaattaaaGGTGAAATTTTTAGTTGACCTTCAGTTCAGGTTATTTTGGGCTGGACggcttttaatttttgggtcatttgggattttttttcttcacacaAGTAATAATctaataaattattctaaattaatctcACTTACGGAAGAATGATTCAAATTTAGGTGCAACGGAACAAATTTACTATTGATCAACTGAGTAAATATACGTTAGCAAGTGAGTTCAAACTTGTCAAGAGAATTTTGTAGGTTtgaaattttccaaaaatgTTAATTACATCATGCATGACAACACATGATTTAACGCTGGAAGCTGCGTTTTGCGGGTAGACAAGAGGTAGGCAAAAAGAGAAGCCAAAATTTAATAAGGGTTTTAAGAGATTCTCTGTATCAGATGAGACTTTGCAGGAACAAGGGAAAGTCGAAAGAAGCAGTTGGTCCCAGTTTGATTGCTTTGCATGGGTCCATATCTTGGAAAGTTGAAACTAATATCTTTGAAGTAGTTTTGTTGAAAGTTCTAAAAAGTTCCTCATTTTGGCATTTATAGGCACACGGGTATTTTCTGGACCAGTCTCTTCTGGACTACTGGGACAAGTCACAAGTGCTTTTGTGGTTGAGACTTGAGAGGCCATAGAGCGTGTGTTGACAATAGTTCATGCGCGTATGAAATTTTTCTACCTTATAGGCACGATCATCATGGAAATTTGACTAGATAAAAgctcatttttgtttcatacCTTATACTGAGGGCAGGTTTCACacagtttattttatttactcaTTGTGTTGAGCCAAAGTGGATTGCATACCAACCTTATTGTGACATGTGTACACTTTGCCCTCTGTCTTAAGCAAGCTGAAAACcctgcttttgtttttcattatcATTTCTTGAAGCATATTCTTCCTTCCCAGGGCcttaaaaagaaaccaaaagctCAATTATTCCTTAATTCCCTGATCATACTCTacgaataaaaaaataaaaaagaaacttaaTGCAGGGCAAGTTGGCTTTGATTAGCTACCAcagaagaagagaaatgaaaaGCTTATATTATTCTTCGTATTGGTAGTAGAATCATGTTCACCTTCTTAGGGTTTGACAGAGTTAGTTgagccaaaaaaagaaattaagaaaagaagagaaaagctaGCTGACAGACTGAAAGAGCATCGAACGACTCTCATGGTCTTAACACTTTTGACTAGAACTAGACTTAGCTTGTGGCTGCAGGAGAGAATATTGTAGATTCAATTATGATATGCAGCCGACCATGTGAAATGCATGGCGTAGATCCCGGCCTTTGTAAAGTTAAGCTTAGGCGCAGCCCCATAATTTAGGCCtcagaaaacagaaaagcaTGCTGCACTCACATCGGTAGGCAATaagtaacaaaaaagaaacatatacATGATGGGCACAAAAGGCCATGACATCTCTCACTTCTTGCTGCTCTAAGCTCTCGTGAAcctcccttttgtttttcccagTCTGGAGGTTAGGTTACACTGGGACTATAAAGTGTGAGTAAACCCTTCGAAAGCAAAACACTCCAACAACAATATTATTCCAAAACTTTTAGCATTCTACTCAAGTTCATAATTGTAACTAAAATAATTGAGTTAGATGCTCTGTAACTATCAGAGGAGTGTTTTcctaacttttttatttacataataataatattgataGTCTAAATCAGGGCCAGTCCTGAGTTTTCAAAGGCCCGGGCCGAAAATCTAAAGTGTGCCCTACACACATTAATTACTAATACTAGTATACTTCTTGTTTTATCAACTAAGCATTGGGTTTTTTGAGAAAGTATTTATTCGAAAATATTTTTAGACTTTAAGCAATGTTTTGCATATTTctaaataatgaaaacaaatgtcCAACTATGGATACCATATCAGTGAGTCAAAGAATTTCAAGAATGCAAGTCAAGCCAATatcaaagaaattattttaaaactcTCGTCATGGATCCTTTATTCCAAAATTTCATATTCATCTTAATATCCTATTcctaaaaattatgaaaaaatattaaattaatttataataatataatataacacttattaaaatataaaaatttgggGCCCCTTTCAATGATGGGCCCAGGGCAGTCGCACTAACTGCCCCTGGGCAGGGCCGGGACTAGTCTAAACTACACTTTGCAGTATTGACATATTTGATACTAGTACTGGGCGACACTTTGCGGTTGGACCGATAATCGCAATCGATGTCGGCAAAACCGCAAAaaccaattatatatatattatttttaagttttaaaaatgaaattctaTTGGCATCTTCACCcaaaagcttctttttttcttttttttccttttttttttgggggggtcaATTTCGAAAAGCTTGTCAAACGGAGAGAGgaataaggaaaaaaggaaaaaaaagaaagagggagaggAGATGGAAACAGatggagagaaggagagaagaagaagaagggggaaaaaaagtgagagatgagagatggaAAGGATTGAGATAGACTTGTAAATGGGTTAGAGTTGGATCGGATCAAATTAttaccaaatttattttgtgatgtataaaaaatcaaaatgtcATTAGTATCCTCattcttttattgtatttatctattttttatattactttttgatattttatcatCAAAATTAGTTTTAAGTGTATTCTTAGTGCATATAAAACTGAAATgactcatttatatatatataatattaatataaagcatagaaaaactaaattatacttCAAGTTAAGTCGGATCGAATCAATTATAATTCATATccgtatttatttataattgaatttgaattataaTCGGATTGAAAAGTCCAATTCATCTCCTATTAATTACATCGAATTTGAATCAAAATTTGATCCAGGTCTAGATGGAGAGAGTGAAAGAAgcaggggaaaaaaaaacaaaagagggagaggaggaatattagaagaaataaaaatagagagagggaGACCAGAAGACAGAGAATTTACTTTTACGTTGGAGTGTTTGCTAACTTTTACACATATGTGgcagaaaaaagtaaaaaagtaaaaaataaaaaattggagaTTGATGGAGCATTTGGTCGGTGGGTAAGGGGCAAGAAGGGTATATAGTTTAGATAGTCCTAGAAAATTTCGAAGAAGATGCTGAGACAAGCCCAGTCAGCCTACGGATCCCGCGGGAGAGAAAAAGGCCCGCCAAAAAGGAGTGGGTTTGTAAATGAAAGCAGCTACACATAGGGACCAATGGGACCCCTCAAAATTCCCAAATGACAACCTCGAATCATTGCATCAGTTCATTGAATGGAAAATCaggaaaatatttaattttgggTTACTATCAATGGGTTGGATGGAAATGGACCAACAAACAAATTGACAAAACCTGGAAAATATTGTGTTCAAACTAAGGTAGAGTAAGCATAGGCATAGGGGATGGATGGGtttgaatgaatgaatttttACATGTGGGTTTTGTGGACCACCAAACCGAGTTGGCATTGGCCCCAATAGCTTCATTGACATTCCATGCAAATCTCTGCAAGACTGAAACTAACAAGTGACAAAACACAACTAAACCATCATAAATTGGCCTATCATCATTTGCTTCcttcaaagtttcaaacttACTTTGTGACTTGCAAGAGATTTTTGTGGATGCACATAGCAAACTTTTCACATTGTCATTAATTAATCATCTCAAAAATCACCATCAACGACCAAACCCAAGATGATgccaactcttttttttttttttagtctgATAAAAAGACAAGTATGCAACACGAGGACTGTCCGAGGAGGTTGTTATTTTTGGTTTAGGTTCGAATTATTGGGCATTGGGAGCTGCCGGGCAACATGAAATTTGtgattgcaaattgcaatgctGCAAGTTTGGTGTGTGCAGGCCTTCTCCTCCTGTAGGACACTGTGTCTGAGTTAGGCCGCAGTCGTTTAATAGTAACAAGCCCAAATACTCCAAGGCCATTTTGGGCAAACATAATTTAGGCCTTGTTTGGTTGTATTGTACATATCCAATTAAAATAGACAAGTCTCTTGGTCATGTTTGGTGCTACCTCTCATATGATCAtagtcattctatagtgatGGCCTTATATATGACCTTTAAATAAGGGTATATCTCTTAATTGTTGGATCAAGTtaaccaatttgatccaacgACTAACTAATTTGATCCAACAGTTAAGAGACAGAGTCTCACCTAAAGGCCATATATAagaccctcactatagaattcttgcaTATACTCAAgtagaattctatagtgagggctaTATTAAGGCCTTAAACGAGACCCTATTTCTTAACTgttggatcaaattggttaAGAGATAGGGCCTCATCTAAGAgcccctcactatagaattctacTTGAGTATTTGAGAGGTAGCACCaaactaaccaatttgatcAAACGATTAAAAAATAGAGTCTCATATAAGGACCTTACTTAagaccctcactatagaatgactcatATTTCGTATCTAATTGGAAAGTTTATTGGCAAGAATAGCAAAGCTTCAGCTTATTTTTGtgcaagaattctatagtgagggccaGACCCTCACTATAAAATGACGCTGTTTTTGTGATATTACTGCTGTATTTTGGTTTGCTGGGCCCATGATTCTGTTTTATCTCTTCAAGGTATTGTTTGTTTCTTGGGCTTGCAATTTGGGCCTTATTTGAATAATTGTTCACGTGTTACTCATAAAATATCGCGTTgtcaagaaaaaacaaaattgtttttttatgaagaaacACGTGCGTGTCTTATGCGCGAAGAGGAAGCCTACAGGAAAGCCATGCATTCATTTCATGGTGACCGACGGCAAATTAAGGAGGACAAGAAAGCGAATAAGGTCAATGCCGGACAAGAAAGCATATTggaatcttcctcttgctccATACCCTCCCAATTTGAACCATACTTTGGCCTCTTTCTATTTTGGAAATGTCAGCGGGGACGGGGAGGGGCGGGAATTACAAGTCAAGACCAAATTTATAGAAGAATTACAaccttttgtgtttttcatgATATGGACAACTTGTATTGTTATGTGTACGATCGATATTAAAAGACTGACTAAGAGGTTCGTTTCTAGTTCACGTGTTTTCATaacttctcttttgttttggctACATATTTTACCCCAACGGTTGTGATGAATGTGAAATTTAGTTGGCTGTGtgagtgttttttttgttgttacaGACGATATATGGAAAAATGGAATCCGATGGAACACAGAATTTTGGAtgtaaattaaagtaattatttTAGCCTACAAAATCCCTTCCGAACATATATTGTATTTGGCTTACTATAAGAAGATGAAATCAAGATTTACTAAATAAGagtaaattaaaattgaaagaggCTATAGCTCTAGATAGCCCCGTAATCTTTGGAGCTTTGGGGCATTAAAGATCCGCAAAGACGAGGTTATTTTCGTCAATTCATTTTAAAACATCGCCATCACGATCGAAACCGAAGAACCTAACGTGGAGACCGGAATAGCCGGTAAAAGTCATTAACAAAGTGTACGTGGACCCCACATGTCCCTCAGAACTGTAAAATAGTGACCGACACGCGTCCGGCCTTATCCATTTCCCACACAATTTTCCCTTTAAATTCTGAATCTAACTCTCCAACTGTCAAGTGTAATTGTTAACCAAAGTTCCCAATCCAACGTCTTTCCCaagctttttctctctctcaaaatgtCCACCAATCTCATCCATTTTCGGCCCACCCTGATCGGGCCGCATGCCACCGGAAACCGAAAGCCCGACTCAGTTACCCGGAAAGGCTCGGCGTCCAAGTGGTGGACCCCCCTATTCGGGTGGTCCTCCGAACCCGACTACATTGACTCCCACTCGAAGACCGAGTCCCGGGACAAGGCCGAGAGCGGAGCGGACTCGGGCCCCGACTCGAAACCGTGGCGATCTCGGTTCGCGCCTGGTTGCTTCACGGAGGAGAAGGCGAGGCAGCTCCGGATCAAGACCATGGAGACGGAGTCGTTTCACGACGCCATGTACCACTCATCAATCGCCTCCAGGCTGGCCTCCGATTTCAAGAACCGATCCGATCTATGAGCCGGCGACTTAGTTGTAATAAAGCCCCAAATcttctatctttcttttttcataaagTAGGATTTTAGGGGTGGAAAATGTGAAAGATGGCGACGTCTATGATGTAATTAACGCTTGTTTTTAGTTAATTGCGTGGCTTAGACGATTAAGCATGTAATTAttgatgtgtgtgtatatataaaatcCTTTTCCTTTATTATTGGATTTGCTATTTCGATTACAAGATATTGGATTATTTGCTTGTATGAGCTTTGCCTGATAGAGATGGTGATGATAATGGcgatgactgattatgatgaatgatgctggTTGAGCCTAACCATAAGTAATTTGATCTGTTTGGATTGGTTCAACCGTTCAATATTTCAGGTTGGGAATTCGAATCCCCCTCCTTAAATATTTGGGTGTTCCTATCCCTTCCCTCCCGAACCCCAATCCCCCCTGCCGATAAGTTCAATATTTGGGTGCCCCTCTCCGTTTCCTCCCGAGCTCGAATCCCCTTCCGATATAAGGGTGCCCTTCCCCCCCGAATCCCCCTACTGATAAGTTCAAAATATCGCTCAAGCAAGGGCTAATGTGGGGCTCATCAAATTAAGTTCAAGTTGGATACGGTATATTTGAATCTTGGGTAGTATCCTGCAACTTAGAAAAGTATCCAAACTGGGAATATGCCAATGAGAATCGCACTGAATGAATGCATAGGGTAATGAAACTCACGACGGTCAACTCCATTGACATGATCCATGACAGGGACACCAAACAAGTGCCCTAATGGCATATTTTGGATGATTGGGGCCTGAATATTTCTCAAATTATAAAGCACAGATGTAACAGATAAGAGGCCAGCTCCCCTGCAGCTAAGCCAGTATGAAATATCCTGCATAACTAGCAGAGTGTTGACCAACCCGTCTTAGCACATCAAGCATCCACAAAAACCATAACAAACCTTACAATTCACAAAACCGGTTTAGTCATTCTGTATTTATTTCACTTGCAATTATAAGCAGAAAAATGATTCAGATTCTTACACCTCCGTCTggtgaaaagaaaatgaaatgtaTTGTGTTGTAAATTGTATCACTCCATGATAAATGGATATAATCTGAAACtacactaaaaaaaatatcaaagttGGCTTCAGCTATTGTTGGTGCCACTGGAACATCGGGGTGCAACAAACCCACAAATCAATTCAAGCCATGCTCCGCACATTTACTTGCTCTCAACATCATACAGATCAGTTCTGAATACGTGCATCAAGGATAAACAATAGAATGCGGAGAAGACAATAACaacaaggagagagaaaaatagttGGGGTTTTGAAGAGATcataaaactagaaaattaTTGAGTACCAATTACAGGAACATAAATCTGATTCTGGAATTCCAATTCTCAAAAGGAACCACATCAGGATGCAGTTGCATAACTTCGTCTCACAAGCACACAAGACAGAATGAGTCATACTGTTATGTATTCAACTGAGGTTGAAGGTAATCTATTTCAACAACTGACATCTCCAATCCATTATCACATTATTCATACAAATTCTAACTagaaagtgaaaatatttctcGAAAACCAATTCCCCTGCCCTTGCTCCTCTCACATGTGGTCTACCACCAGAACATACACTGGTGGTACAATGAGAGAAGAGCAGACGGGCACATTTTGCATGCTTTTTTATACAAGGACTTCATCTCatgcaaagaaagaaatgtgCTTTACCATCCCCTTCTGCTCCATCATTATAGTATAGATTCTACTCTCATTTATAGGCGCTCTCAAAGAGCTGGGAACaaaaaaggataaaaaaaaGTGCCCCATCTtatttacacacacacatcccATAACATTTCATATTCCATGGCCGCTCATTGCAAAAGCACATCCCTAGAGATCCAAACTTGTGgcagaaaatactaaaatctATCAACTTTGGTTCCAATTTCTAAGCACGGAAGTAATTATTTCCAACTATTAACCTCAGTTCACAAGGTATATGCAATGATCAAaacttttaatttcttctagCATGGTGAATTTTGAGCAGCGTAGCACCAACCTATCTATTCAATACATAATCTATCAATCATAAAAAGAACTCaccataaatttaaaaaaggatACACCAAATAAAAGCCATGAGCAAATGCTCCCACCAACACAGCAGTAAACAAACGGTCCCGTACAACTGGGTTCTTACGCAGCGACAGTCGAACTGCAAAATCAAATATCCACAGAGAAAATTGTTTAAGGGACAAGACCCAGATGGGAAATATAGATAAAATCAAGTAAAAAAAGAGTTGAGAAAATTGCAAAACTTACTGAGCGGAAGAACAGGGGCATATATAAGAGGAACCAAGAACTTAAATTGGGACCCCGGGCTTCTCTTTCTTATAGCAGCCTGCCTTTCAACATATTCATGAACACAATTTGATATCAATACTAATAAAGCGAACAAATTTCTATGAATTGAAAGGCAAAAACGCAGACGCACAGAAGAAATATACGTTGTGGGTTTCGCCGGACTTACTGATTAGAGGGATCGGACGATGAAGGCCACGAGGCCATGGCGGGGTCGAAGGGTTTCAGATCTGTTGTGATGTGGTGGTCTAAAACTTACTGCCGGCAgccttttttcttgtttaatcTTCGACGACTGTattattcattttaaattaaatttgtttaCACCCaaaaatgcaatttttttcttttccttttttttcttgttgccACCGTAGCAAGCCGAAAATCACGGCGTGATGctacaaaattatttatttttcgttTATAAttacataattcaatttcataaaattattattataaaaaaatatatatatgtgggaCCGTCTAGTGGGTGAAATTTCGAAAATAGAAATAGTTCGTTCTTATGGAACGTTCAGGAAACAAGAGTAATCAAATCCAACGGCGTAGATGATAGCGTCAATCTAAAGCCACGCGCTCAGAGCCAGAGATCCATATAAGTGCCTCCCTCCTCACCTCTCTAAACTTAAGTCGCCGTCTTCGTCTCCTTGTCTCTGTCACTCCACTGCTCTTAGATTCTCTCTCCCCACTCACTACCTTGAACCCAATGGTAACTCTCTATCTCTATCTCTATCTCTATCTCGCTGATATTTTTCCCCTTACGTTAGGGTTTAGGTGTTCAGGAGATCGATCTTTTTCGTTTCGCTTTAGgtcatattaaattatcaatatatatgtattttttttcatgtctTTCAAATTTGTTCTGTAGGCTTTGCCAAACCAGCAGACTGTTGATTATCCAAGCTTTAAGCTTGTCATCGTCGGCGATGGAGGCACTGGTAAATTTTACGTTTCCCTGTTTTCTGTCTGATTTTCTGAATAGCTGTTTTGTTTGACTATCCTGGCACAAGTATTTCATGTTTAGAATTAGGTTTTTGAGAAGAATGTGATTCGCCTGGATAAAAAGTTCACTGTTTCCTGGTAGTTTTTGTATTGGATTTTGATAGATTTGATTAACACTAATCAGCACAAGggcaaacaaaaacaaaaccagaaaaataCTTTGTTCTACTATGGTCCCTGCCTGAGATGCTAAAGAAATCAATTCCCGTAAAAGTAAAGAATTTCCgtggattatttttttcttgtgtgagatttgtttttctgtgaagttgatgatttttctggAGTTATTTCAGTCTAAAACAAATGCGGTCATGTTCGAGGCTTTCCAGCATGTTTTTcagtatatgtatatgttcGTACCTTCGTTTTAATGGGAATTTCGGAGCTATAATGTGCTGTGTTTTGATTTGGACTTGGGCTGAATGGTGATGAATTGTGCAGGAAAAACCACTTTTGTGAAGAGGCATCTCACTGGAGAGTTTGAGAAGAAATATGAACGTAAGACTCCTCTTTGACATTTCACTACATggttcaatttatttattaatatttttctttttttgattgaGTTATGTTTGGTTATACTTGCAAACAGCAACCATTGGTGTGGAGGTTCATCCTTTGGATTTCTTCACAAATTGCGGAAAGATCCGCTTTTACTGCTGGGATACTGCTGGGCAAGAGAAGTTTGGTGGTCTTCGGGATGGCTACTAGTAAGTGGAGATTTATTTTGATGTTGCTATGATTTATTTggtatttcatgtccacataAAGTCCTGTAATCCGCTAATGACACTTAATATATTTAGTGTCTTTCAGAACATTTTACTGTATCTTTTAATTTGTTATACATGTGAAATAATGTTAGGATAAACTAATTGTGACAACGTACACCTTAATGGTATCTAGTTGTATTTGATGTTGTGATGGATAAAGGAATTTTTTATGAAGGGAGATGGGACTGAAAGAGATGCAAtcacctttttcattttttcatttttacgTAATATTAGCATGGTATAAATGATAGACACAGAAATATTTGTTAGTAGCAAgaacaatattaaaatatcGCACGGAAGCTTTTATGCTTTAGTGAAGAGTATAAATCTCATTCTTATGATTTTGTGATTAACTGCAACCTCTATGTTTTTCACCAACTTTTTCTCGGGTGGTTCACAAGATTAATTGCCTTTTCATTGTGCTGCTTAGTTGAAGTTCTGACCTGAAATTATCTGTTAAATTATGCAGCATTCACGGGCAATGTGCAATCATTATGTTTGACGTCACAGCTAGGTTGACATACAAGAATGTTCCTACATGGCACCGTGATCTCTGTCGGTGAGTTGACTAAATTTCTAGATGTCATGTCATGtctgttctttcttttattgtttcatttttccaGCCGTTGATGATGGCTTGGTATTTTTGGCTctaaaaattgtaatttcaggGTCTGTGAGAACATACCCATTGTTCTCTGCGGAAACAAGGTTGATGTGAAGAACAGGCAGGTTAAAGCCAAGCAGGTTACCTTCCACAGGAAGAAGAATCTGCAATACTATGAAATATCGGCAAAGAGCAACTACAATTTTGAGAAGCCTTTCCTCTACCTGGCTAGGAAGCTTGCAGGGTAATTAAGATAATATAttctctttttgtcttttacttTTTCCTTTCAGTATTTGAGTGTTGATAATAATACTAAAGGTTAATATTTGCTGGTTTTATTTTAGTGACACAAATCTTCATTTCGTTGAGTCTCCTGCCCTTGCTCCTCCAGAAGTACACATTGACTTGGCTGCTCAACAACAGTAAGAACTAAGAACTTTGTCTATGCTGGTCTTCTTTGATGTAAATCTTGAAATTGTTCGACTCCTATGTTCTTGAGGCTACCATAATTTAacttttcaattcaaactGTTAAGCGTCATAGCTTCACGAACCCCTTGTGGCCATTGAGTTCTATTAAGAGCTGAATTTTCTGAAGAAGATTTTCTTATGTCGGTGTTTGTTGCTTCTTGCAGGCATGAAGCGGAGCTTGCACAGGCAGCCAATCAGCCTCTTCCtgatgacgatgatgatgcATTTGAGTAGAGGGCTTTAAATACTTTGCTAGGATGGTTTTCATTCAACCTTTATTTCTATTTAGGCGTTGTCATTGGTAGTTGTCCTGGAAATGTTGACAATATAATGGAGGATTTGATTTTCGGAAATGTCATATAACAATGACTCTATTTAGGCGGATTTAAATTCAGCTAATATGAGCTATTGATTATCAATGGTTGTGCTGGTAGTAAAATCAGATGTCGTTGCCTTTTAAGCATCCTTCATTGAAGGCTGCTCTGGTTTGCCTTTGTTGTTCATGGCTTTCTATATTTCTCGTCTGTAGATGAATCTCTAACGCAAGGTCTTGTCCAAAACAGTGGATCTGGGTTTTGGACGGTTTGGAATGAGATGGCGCCGAAGGCCCTCTTGAGCAATTGGTGAGGCGCTGTTAGGCCTTAATGTACGGCTTTAAGTTCAAATATAGGGATTCCAAGTCCATCTAGTGGGAAGCGGTATCCCATTCCTTTTGAACAAATATAGGCTTTTATAATGAGGAGCCTATGTTAAGCGGGTGTGTTTAGGAATTAAATTCAGCATTTTTATTGATCAGATAGGGGATCAAACCGAACCGAATTGAATCGAATGGGCTTTTCAGGCTTCGGAGGAGAGGAGTAAAATTTTGTAGCACATTTGAGCCCGGCTAAGAAAAGGGCTGGGCCAAACCTCAGAAATAAAAAGGCTCCACAGTAGCAAAGATGAAGCATATGTCCATACATGTATGTAGTGTGCAACATGATAAAGATTAGAACGTTGACACATATATGATAagacaataataataactggGAAGTGGGTTGGAAGATTCTctaaaagcaaagcaaagcaaagatGAGCTACAAGGCATGTGGTACCACCACCACTGCCAGGCGACTTTGAAAGCCCTGTTTTTAAAAAGCTCCTCAATCAATGTAAGAGCAAGCAAGCAGCAGGATTCTTTTTTTGATGATTGATGTTGATTTTTCTAGTTCCAGTGGTACCAGGCCGGCAGCTTTGTTGCAAAAGCAAGAGCATATGGTACTTTGTGATATGTCGTCTcgtctgagagagagagagagagagagagagagagagagaggaggaggaggaggagtagATATTTGTGTGTTGTGTTCGTGTGTTAGATAGATTTTGGGTGCGTTCCTTATTTCCAATGATGTGGTTTTTGTTGTGTCGTAACTTAGAATGAGGAAAAGCAGCAGCAACACTTAATTGCATTACATTACAAGTGTACTATAAGCTTAATTCTTGCCTCATCACGACATGTGAAGTCCACATGGCATCTGGTCTGCCTGCCTGCCCTCTCTGGGTGCTTCTGGGCCGTACACCCAACACAAAAAC
Proteins encoded in this region:
- the LOC18769795 gene encoding GTP-binding nuclear protein Ran-3; its protein translation is MALPNQQTVDYPSFKLVIVGDGGTGKTTFVKRHLTGEFEKKYEPTIGVEVHPLDFFTNCGKIRFYCWDTAGQEKFGGLRDGYYIHGQCAIIMFDVTARLTYKNVPTWHRDLCRVCENIPIVLCGNKVDVKNRQVKAKQVTFHRKKNLQYYEISAKSNYNFEKPFLYLARKLAGDTNLHFVESPALAPPEVHIDLAAQQQHEAELAQAANQPLPDDDDDAFE
- the LOC109950192 gene encoding uncharacterized protein LOC109950192 isoform X1; translated protein: MASWPSSSDPSNQQAAIRKRSPGSQFKFLVPLIYAPVLPLIRLSLRKNPVVRDRLFTAVLVGAFAHGFYLVIYTIMMEQKGMVKHISFFA
- the LOC109950192 gene encoding uncharacterized protein LOC109950192 isoform X2 — protein: MASWPSSSDPSNQQAAIRKRSPGSQFKFLVPLIYAPVLPLIRLSLRKNPVVRDRLFTAVLVGAFAHGFYLVTDLYDVESK